Proteins found in one Vagococcus carniphilus genomic segment:
- the pcrA gene encoding DNA helicase PcrA: MSNRDSLIQGLNEKQKEAVMHTQGPLLLMAGAGSGKTRVLTHRIAYIINEKDVNPWNILAITFTNKAAREMKDRVVNILGPSGEDVWVSTFHSMCVRMLRRDVDVIGYNRNFTILDSSDQLTLMKRILKEENIDSKKYDPRSMISAISNAKNELLTPELYEERYTGFFEKVVATCYKRYQKELRQNQSMDFDDLIMLTIRLLKTSPDILSYYQNKFQYIHVDEYQDTNHAQYTLVNMLAKRFENLCVVGDADQSIYGWRGADMQNILDFEKDYPSAKTILLEQNYRSTKNILQAANSVIEQNDNRKKKNLWTDNHEGDKIVYFRGENERDETQFIVSNIQKIVAEEGKKYGDFCVLYRTNAMSRVIEETFLKSNIPYKMVGGHKFYDRKEIRDILAYLNVISNEMDSLSFERIVNVPKRGIGPGTVQKLRDFADIHVWSLLQAAVDVDLTNITGKARNELAGFGAMMQDFKQMIPFLSVTELVEQVLEKSDYRDDLKRQNTLEAHSRLENLEEFLSVTQEFDKRFEAGEYDNDESESEEEGPNKLTLFLNDLALVSDIDGLEEEQTQVTFMTLHAAKGLEFPYVFLMGMEEGVFPLSRALLENDELEEERRLAYVGITRAEQKLFLTNAFSRTLYGRTQYNRPSRFLGEIDDNVIESFGQENKVVRQTPIGERPNRRSSYIQPETKVVSSKVQTGGETSAWKAGDKASHKKWGVGTVVKVSGNNKDLELDIAFEGQGIKRLLAAFAPITKVD, encoded by the coding sequence ATGAGTAATAGAGATAGTCTAATCCAAGGCTTAAATGAAAAACAAAAAGAAGCGGTAATGCATACCCAGGGACCGCTTTTACTTATGGCTGGAGCAGGTAGTGGAAAAACACGTGTTTTGACCCATCGTATTGCTTATATCATCAATGAAAAAGATGTAAATCCGTGGAACATTCTTGCCATTACTTTTACAAATAAAGCAGCTCGTGAGATGAAGGACCGTGTGGTAAATATCTTAGGTCCTAGTGGAGAAGATGTTTGGGTATCAACCTTTCACTCGATGTGTGTTAGAATGCTACGCCGTGATGTTGATGTTATTGGTTATAATAGAAACTTTACGATTTTAGATAGTAGCGACCAACTAACTTTAATGAAACGTATTTTAAAAGAAGAAAATATTGATTCAAAAAAATATGATCCAAGAAGTATGATTAGTGCTATTAGTAATGCAAAAAATGAGTTGTTAACACCAGAACTTTACGAAGAAAGATATACAGGCTTCTTTGAAAAGGTAGTAGCAACTTGTTATAAACGCTATCAAAAAGAGTTAAGACAAAATCAATCAATGGATTTTGACGACTTAATTATGCTAACGATTCGTTTACTAAAAACAAGTCCAGATATTTTAAGCTATTATCAAAATAAATTTCAATATATTCATGTTGATGAGTATCAAGATACAAACCATGCTCAATACACTTTAGTTAATATGTTAGCTAAACGCTTTGAAAATCTATGTGTCGTTGGGGATGCTGATCAAAGTATTTATGGTTGGCGTGGAGCTGACATGCAAAATATTTTAGATTTTGAAAAGGATTATCCAAGTGCTAAAACGATTTTGTTAGAGCAAAACTATCGTTCTACTAAAAATATTTTACAAGCAGCTAACAGTGTGATTGAACAAAACGATAATCGTAAGAAAAAAAATCTTTGGACGGATAATCATGAAGGGGACAAAATTGTTTATTTCCGTGGTGAAAACGAGCGAGATGAAACCCAATTTATTGTTTCTAATATCCAAAAAATAGTCGCTGAAGAAGGAAAAAAATACGGTGATTTTTGTGTCTTATATCGTACTAACGCGATGAGTCGTGTGATTGAAGAGACCTTCTTGAAGTCTAATATTCCTTATAAAATGGTCGGTGGACATAAATTCTACGACCGTAAAGAAATTCGTGATATTTTAGCTTATTTAAATGTGATTTCAAATGAAATGGATTCTTTAAGTTTTGAACGAATTGTGAACGTTCCAAAACGCGGTATCGGACCTGGTACTGTTCAGAAATTACGTGATTTCGCTGATATTCATGTGTGGTCATTGCTTCAAGCAGCAGTTGATGTTGATTTAACTAATATTACTGGAAAAGCACGTAATGAGTTAGCTGGTTTTGGTGCCATGATGCAAGACTTCAAGCAAATGATTCCGTTCTTAAGTGTCACTGAATTGGTTGAGCAAGTATTAGAAAAAAGTGATTATCGCGATGACCTTAAACGCCAGAACACGCTAGAAGCTCATTCAAGACTAGAAAACTTAGAAGAGTTTTTATCTGTAACTCAAGAGTTCGACAAACGTTTTGAAGCTGGAGAATATGACAATGATGAATCAGAATCAGAAGAAGAAGGTCCAAATAAATTAACCTTATTCTTAAATGATTTAGCTTTAGTATCTGATATTGACGGCTTAGAAGAAGAACAAACACAAGTAACTTTTATGACACTTCATGCGGCTAAAGGATTGGAATTTCCTTATGTGTTCTTAATGGGAATGGAAGAAGGTGTATTTCCATTATCAAGAGCACTTCTTGAAAATGATGAGTTAGAAGAAGAACGTCGATTAGCTTACGTGGGAATTACACGTGCAGAACAAAAACTATTTTTAACCAATGCTTTTAGTCGAACACTATATGGTCGTACTCAATACAATCGACCTTCTCGTTTCTTAGGGGAGATTGATGATAATGTCATTGAAAGTTTTGGTCAGGAGAATAAAGTAGTTCGACAAACACCAATTGGAGAAAGACCTAATCGAAGATCAAGTTATATTCAACCTGAAACAAAAGTCGTTTCAAGTAAAGTTCAAACAGGTGGCGAAACAAGTGCTTGGAAAGCTGGAGATAAAGCCTCTCATAAAAAATGGGGTGTTGGAACAGTTGTTAAAGTTTCAGGAAACAACAAAGATTTAGAATTAGATATTGCTTTTGAAGGCCAAGGCATTAAAAGGCTTTTAGCAGCATTTGCTCCAATTACAAAAGTTGATTAA
- the typA gene encoding translational GTPase TypA — protein sequence MKLREDIRNVAIIAHVDHGKTTLVDELLKQSNTFDSHTQVQERAMDSGDIEKERGITILAKNTAINYKDKHINILDTPGHADFGGEVERIMKMVDGVILVVDAYEGTMPQTRFVLKKALEQKLTPIVVVNKIDKATARPAEVVDEVLELLIELGADDDQLEFPVVYASAVNGTTSLSDDPSDQENTMDYVYDAILEHIPAPVDNSEEPLQFQVSLLDYSDYVGRIGIGRVFRGTIKVGDQVALMKLDGEVKKFRVTKLLGFFGLDRVEIQEAKAGDLIAVSGMEDIFVGETVTPVDHQDALPILHIDEPTLQMTFLVNNSPFAGREGKFVTARKIEERLLNQLQTDVSLKVEEAGSPDRWTVSGRGELHLSILIENMRREGFELQVSRPTVIYREVDGVLCEPFEKVQIDTPEEYMGGVIESLGQRKAEMQDMINSGNGQVRLIFLAPARGLIGYSTEFMSLTRGYGIMNHTFDSYLPVISGLVSGRRNGALVSIDQGKATTYSIMSIEERGTVYVEPGTEVYEGMIVGQNSRENDLGVNITKAKQMTNVRSANKDQTSVIKKPKILSLEESLQFLNDDEYCEVTPESIRLRKQILNKAEREKAAKRKKTADN from the coding sequence GTGAAATTAAGAGAAGATATTCGTAATGTGGCAATTATTGCCCACGTTGACCACGGTAAAACAACCCTAGTTGACGAGTTGTTAAAACAATCAAATACATTTGATAGCCATACACAGGTTCAAGAAAGAGCCATGGATTCAGGTGATATTGAAAAAGAACGTGGTATTACAATTTTAGCTAAAAATACAGCTATCAACTATAAAGATAAGCACATCAACATCTTGGATACACCAGGACATGCGGACTTTGGTGGAGAAGTTGAGCGTATCATGAAAATGGTTGATGGGGTTATCTTGGTAGTTGATGCCTATGAAGGTACAATGCCTCAAACACGTTTCGTGTTGAAGAAAGCCTTAGAACAAAAATTAACACCAATCGTAGTTGTTAACAAAATCGATAAAGCAACTGCTCGTCCAGCTGAAGTAGTGGATGAAGTATTAGAATTATTGATTGAATTAGGTGCAGATGATGACCAATTGGAATTCCCAGTTGTCTATGCTTCAGCAGTTAATGGAACAACTAGTTTATCAGATGATCCAAGTGATCAAGAAAACACAATGGATTATGTGTATGATGCTATCTTAGAACACATCCCAGCTCCTGTAGATAATAGTGAAGAACCATTACAATTCCAAGTATCCCTATTAGATTATAGTGATTACGTTGGACGTATCGGAATTGGTCGTGTCTTCCGTGGAACAATTAAAGTAGGGGATCAAGTTGCTTTAATGAAACTTGATGGAGAAGTGAAGAAATTTAGAGTCACTAAATTATTAGGTTTCTTCGGTTTAGACCGAGTTGAAATCCAAGAAGCTAAAGCCGGAGATTTAATTGCTGTTTCTGGTATGGAAGATATCTTCGTTGGGGAAACAGTTACACCTGTTGATCATCAAGATGCTTTACCAATCTTACATATTGATGAGCCAACTCTTCAAATGACTTTCTTAGTTAACAACTCACCATTTGCAGGTCGCGAAGGTAAGTTTGTAACAGCTAGAAAAATTGAAGAACGTTTATTAAACCAATTACAAACAGATGTATCTCTTAAAGTTGAAGAAGCTGGCTCTCCTGATAGATGGACAGTTTCAGGACGTGGGGAATTACATTTATCTATTTTAATTGAAAACATGCGTCGTGAAGGTTTTGAACTTCAAGTATCACGTCCAACAGTTATCTACCGTGAAGTAGATGGCGTTTTATGTGAGCCATTTGAAAAAGTTCAAATCGACACTCCTGAAGAATATATGGGTGGCGTTATTGAATCATTAGGTCAACGTAAAGCTGAAATGCAAGATATGATCAACTCAGGTAACGGCCAAGTTCGTTTGATTTTCTTAGCACCTGCTAGAGGATTAATTGGTTACTCAACTGAATTCATGTCATTAACACGTGGCTATGGTATTATGAACCATACATTCGATTCTTACTTACCAGTTATTTCTGGTTTAGTTAGTGGTCGTCGTAATGGAGCTCTTGTGTCAATTGACCAAGGTAAAGCAACAACATACAGTATCATGAGTATTGAAGAACGTGGAACTGTTTATGTTGAACCAGGTACTGAAGTTTATGAAGGAATGATTGTTGGACAAAATAGTCGTGAAAATGACTTAGGTGTTAACATCACTAAAGCAAAACAAATGACTAACGTTCGTTCTGCTAATAAAGACCAAACTTCAGTTATCAAAAAACCAAAAATTCTTTCATTAGAAGAATCATTACAATTCTTAAATGATGACGAGTATTGTGAAGTAACACCAGAAAGTATCCGTTTAAGAAAACAAATTTTAAATAAAGCTGAACGTGAAAAAGCAGCTAAACGTAAAAAAACAGCAGATAACTAA
- a CDS encoding inositol monophosphatase family protein yields the protein MTRLELMDQVVSWVNEAAEDVKEKLKSPVLVEEKSNRHDLVTNVDKETELFLVEKIRKAYPDDLILGEEGLGDSLTSTSGRIWIIDPIDGTLNFVKQQENFCIMIGIFEDNEPVLGFIYDVIKDEFAYGGKETGVFLNGELLAPVENIGLRDGLIGVNGGMFARNTLNAQDIALKAVGIRMLGCAGLDFLNVIRGKQNAYISNLAPWDFAAGIALSEPLGLISSKFDGSPYSILDGRQYFVIATEKTYADIFKK from the coding sequence ATGACAAGATTGGAATTAATGGATCAAGTTGTTTCTTGGGTAAATGAGGCTGCTGAGGACGTTAAAGAGAAACTGAAATCACCTGTTTTAGTAGAAGAAAAAAGCAATCGACATGACTTAGTGACTAATGTGGATAAAGAAACAGAGCTCTTTTTAGTTGAAAAAATTCGTAAAGCTTATCCTGATGATTTAATTCTAGGAGAAGAAGGTTTAGGAGATTCTTTAACTAGTACATCAGGTCGTATTTGGATTATTGATCCAATTGATGGCACGTTGAATTTTGTTAAGCAACAAGAGAATTTTTGTATCATGATTGGCATTTTTGAGGATAATGAACCTGTCTTAGGTTTTATCTATGATGTCATTAAAGATGAGTTTGCTTATGGTGGAAAAGAAACTGGTGTCTTCCTAAATGGTGAATTACTTGCACCTGTTGAAAATATTGGCTTGCGTGATGGTTTAATTGGCGTTAACGGTGGTATGTTTGCTAGAAATACGTTAAACGCTCAAGACATTGCATTAAAAGCAGTTGGTATTAGAATGTTAGGATGTGCCGGACTAGATTTCTTAAACGTGATTCGAGGCAAACAAAATGCTTATATTTCTAATTTAGCTCCTTGGGATTTTGCTGCAGGAATCGCATTAAGTGAGCCATTAGGTTTAATAAGTTCTAAGTTTGATGGAAGTCCGTATAGTATTTTGGATGGTAGGCAGTATTTTGTTATCGCAACAGAGAAAACATACGCTGACATTTTTAAAAAGTAA
- a CDS encoding UPF0223 family protein → MTENYSYPLNPEWTTEELIIVVNMWSKLEEVYEKKVDAESFLAVYQEFKQVVKSIGEERQLGNEFEELSGFSLYRVVKQAKLQKTGWLNRKDFVK, encoded by the coding sequence ATGACAGAAAATTATAGTTACCCACTGAATCCAGAATGGACAACAGAAGAGTTAATTATTGTGGTTAATATGTGGAGTAAACTGGAAGAAGTTTATGAGAAAAAAGTTGATGCAGAAAGCTTTTTAGCTGTTTATCAAGAATTTAAACAAGTAGTAAAAAGCATTGGCGAAGAAAGACAATTAGGTAATGAGTTTGAAGAGTTGTCTGGTTTTTCATTGTACCGTGTGGTGAAACAAGCCAAGCTTCAAAAAACTGGCTGGTTAAACAGAAAGGATTTTGTTAAATGA
- a CDS encoding sensor histidine kinase, with amino-acid sequence MRYLLQQMIAFFAIILTVLFIFGVAFTQITKTTVKETTYKQLKGYSTTVIDNMTEQNWSIKESLDTAHAIVKNQNVGFYLLDERRIVTYPPSKEVQSAENIISNEELKELKKGNSIQKTVVNTLDHKKTTIAMFVQPLFSAPMLEYEGALIVWQPSSNIEKSVSSLTQNLFKGFVISTIIALIISYILAKFQVNRISRMRKATTQIAEGNFDVHLEVKNNDELDDLAQDFNQMAGALKESHIEIERQEERRRNFMADVAHEMRTPLTTINGLLEGLAYNAIPENQKDKCINLMQNETRRLIRLVNENLDYEKILTNQISIAVQKLNATEILETLVDQLGGKAADKNNELILETTEEVEIYADYDRFVQVMVNIITNAIQFTEDGQIRLNVTRGYMETIVSVSDTGIGMTEDQVKNVWDRYYKADPSRKNTKYGESGLGLSIVDQLVRLHGGSIKVESEVNVGTTFTISFPDQLPEE; translated from the coding sequence ATGCGTTATTTACTTCAACAAATGATTGCGTTCTTCGCTATTATTTTGACTGTACTTTTCATTTTCGGTGTAGCCTTCACGCAAATTACTAAAACAACTGTTAAGGAAACAACTTATAAGCAGTTAAAGGGATACTCGACAACCGTCATTGATAATATGACTGAGCAGAATTGGTCGATTAAAGAATCCCTTGATACAGCTCATGCGATTGTTAAAAATCAAAATGTTGGTTTCTATTTATTGGATGAAAGACGGATTGTTACGTATCCACCGTCAAAAGAAGTTCAAAGTGCAGAGAACATCATTTCTAACGAAGAGTTAAAAGAATTAAAAAAAGGAAACTCCATTCAAAAAACGGTTGTGAATACACTTGACCATAAAAAAACGACTATTGCTATGTTTGTTCAACCTTTATTTTCTGCTCCTATGCTAGAGTATGAAGGGGCATTAATTGTGTGGCAACCAAGTAGTAATATAGAGAAAAGCGTTAGTTCTTTAACGCAGAATTTATTCAAAGGATTTGTTATTTCGACCATTATAGCGTTAATTATTAGCTATATTTTAGCGAAATTCCAAGTAAACCGAATTAGTCGCATGCGTAAAGCAACCACTCAAATTGCTGAAGGTAATTTTGATGTCCATTTGGAAGTCAAAAATAATGACGAGCTTGATGATTTGGCTCAAGATTTTAATCAGATGGCTGGAGCACTTAAAGAATCTCACATAGAAATTGAACGACAAGAAGAAAGACGTCGTAACTTTATGGCAGATGTGGCTCATGAGATGAGAACACCGTTGACTACGATCAATGGCTTACTTGAAGGTCTTGCTTATAATGCGATACCTGAAAATCAAAAAGATAAATGTATTAACTTAATGCAAAATGAAACGAGACGCTTAATTCGTTTAGTCAATGAAAATCTAGATTATGAGAAAATCTTGACCAATCAAATTAGCATTGCTGTCCAAAAGTTAAATGCGACAGAAATTTTAGAAACATTAGTTGATCAACTTGGTGGTAAAGCAGCTGATAAAAATAATGAACTGATTTTGGAAACAACAGAAGAAGTTGAAATTTATGCTGATTATGACCGTTTTGTTCAGGTAATGGTTAATATCATCACCAATGCTATTCAATTTACTGAAGATGGACAAATTAGATTGAATGTGACAAGAGGTTATATGGAAACAATTGTGAGTGTTTCAGACACTGGAATTGGAATGACTGAAGACCAAGTGAAAAATGTTTGGGACCGATACTACAAGGCAGATCCATCAAGAAAAAATACAAAATATGGTGAATCTGGTTTAGGTTTATCCATTGTGGATCAATTGGTTAGACTACACGGCGGCTCGATTAAAGTTGAAAGTGAAGTAAACGTAGGGACAACTTTTACAATCAGTTTCCCAGATCAATTGCCAGAAGAATAA
- a CDS encoding response regulator transcription factor, which translates to MKLLMIEDNESVSEMMKMFFLNEEWDVTFEYDGKDGLDQFLASPDSWDMVTLDLNLPTMDGVTVCREIRKVSTTVPIIMLTARDSESDQVIGLEMGADDYVTKPFSPITLIARIKALHRRAVLTDDTDKVSNEIDEAFDVITDHFKMNTKTREAYLDDQLVEGLTPKEFDLLLTLAKKPRQVFSREKLLELVWDYQYFGDERTVDAHIKKLRQKIEKVGPQVIQTVWGVGYKFDDSGVGE; encoded by the coding sequence ATGAAATTACTAATGATCGAGGATAATGAATCAGTATCAGAGATGATGAAAATGTTTTTCTTAAATGAAGAATGGGATGTGACATTTGAATACGATGGTAAAGATGGATTAGATCAGTTTTTAGCTAGCCCAGATAGTTGGGATATGGTGACGCTAGATCTTAACTTACCAACGATGGACGGAGTAACTGTTTGTCGTGAAATCAGAAAAGTTTCAACAACCGTTCCTATTATTATGCTAACAGCAAGAGATTCAGAAAGTGATCAAGTAATTGGCCTTGAAATGGGGGCAGATGACTATGTCACTAAACCATTTAGCCCAATAACATTGATTGCAAGAATTAAAGCTTTACATCGTCGTGCTGTTTTAACAGATGATACGGACAAAGTGTCAAATGAAATTGATGAAGCATTTGATGTGATTACAGATCATTTCAAGATGAATACTAAAACAAGAGAAGCTTATTTAGATGACCAATTAGTTGAAGGTCTAACGCCAAAAGAATTTGATTTACTTTTAACGTTGGCTAAAAAACCTAGACAAGTATTCTCAAGAGAGAAATTATTAGAATTAGTATGGGACTATCAATATTTTGGAGACGAACGAACAGTTGATGCTCATATTAAAAAATTAAGACAAAAAATTGAAAAAGTTGGTCCTCAAGTGATTCAGACAGTTTGGGGCGTTGGTTATAAATTTGATGACTCTGGAGTCGGTGAGTAA
- a CDS encoding SdpI family protein encodes MIFYFVGIVLTVVGFLYLVFPSKNRVNKYGYRTQRAKMSEASYDYAQKVASRTFLMIGIPTFIIGFLLKQFGLIHFFILEVLLIGIPIIRIFYLIERKLETFNDNEEGVAVDEITNDRG; translated from the coding sequence ATGATTTTTTATTTTGTAGGTATCGTTTTAACTGTTGTAGGTTTTTTATATTTGGTGTTTCCATCAAAGAATAGAGTCAACAAGTACGGATATAGAACCCAGCGTGCTAAAATGAGTGAAGCAAGTTACGATTATGCGCAGAAAGTTGCCAGTCGTACTTTTTTAATGATTGGTATACCAACCTTTATTATAGGGTTTTTATTAAAACAATTTGGTTTAATTCACTTTTTTATTTTGGAAGTCTTATTAATTGGCATTCCAATTATTAGAATTTTTTATTTGATTGAAAGAAAATTAGAAACGTTTAACGATAATGAAGAAGGAGTTGCAGTAGATGAAATTACTAATGATCGAGGATAA
- a CDS encoding FUSC family protein, giving the protein MRTIKTGLSVFICILISFIFNRETYVVSSITAVFTLREDMYNTLKFGRHRVVGNITGALFSVVAIFIFNQLGDGRLVQLFSIPLLITLMIWLLSVANCYEGTVGACATFLTILFMIPDNQSYSYALARVLDSFIGMFVAFGMNTAIPCRIKKLMPIKKDSIE; this is encoded by the coding sequence ATGCGTACAATAAAAACGGGTTTAAGTGTTTTTATTTGTATATTAATCAGTTTTATCTTTAATCGTGAAACCTATGTTGTTTCTTCGATTACAGCAGTTTTTACGTTAAGGGAAGATATGTATAACACGTTGAAGTTTGGTAGGCATCGTGTCGTGGGAAATATCACAGGTGCTTTGTTTTCTGTGGTAGCTATTTTTATTTTTAATCAGTTAGGTGACGGGAGACTTGTTCAGTTATTTTCAATCCCCTTATTAATCACCCTAATGATTTGGTTACTCTCTGTTGCGAATTGCTATGAAGGAACAGTAGGAGCTTGTGCAACATTTTTAACGATTCTTTTCATGATTCCAGATAATCAATCATATAGTTATGCTCTAGCAAGAGTGTTAGACAGCTTTATAGGGATGTTTGTTGCATTTGGAATGAATACAGCTATTCCTTGTCGTATCAAAAAGTTAATGCCAATCAAAAAAGACAGTATTGAGTGA
- a CDS encoding DUF2200 domain-containing protein: MANHKIFDMSVASVYPLYLKKIEKKERTKSELDEVIRWLTGYSQEGLEKQLLDEVSFKDFFEDVPQLNPNVNLIKGVICGYRVEEIEDPLMQKIRYLDKLVDELAKGKSMEKILRK; encoded by the coding sequence ATGGCCAATCATAAAATATTTGATATGTCTGTAGCAAGTGTCTATCCATTGTATTTGAAAAAAATTGAGAAAAAAGAGCGAACTAAATCAGAGTTAGATGAAGTCATTAGATGGTTAACAGGGTATTCTCAAGAAGGATTAGAGAAACAATTATTAGATGAAGTTTCTTTTAAAGATTTTTTTGAGGACGTACCTCAGTTAAATCCCAATGTAAACTTAATTAAGGGTGTTATTTGCGGATATCGAGTAGAAGAAATTGAAGATCCTTTGATGCAAAAAATAAGATACCTAGATAAATTAGTTGATGAGTTAGCTAAAGGAAAATCGATGGAAAAAATCTTGAGAAAATAA
- a CDS encoding DUF1905 domain-containing protein, with amino-acid sequence MSEKIYQFNSLIYSSEVGKGGTYIIFPYDIREEFGKGRVKVQVDFEGIPYEGSIVNMGVKDRDGNICYIIGIKKDIRNQLNKEIGDTINVKVQERKDD; translated from the coding sequence ATGTCAGAAAAAATATATCAGTTTAATTCGCTAATCTATTCTTCAGAAGTTGGCAAGGGAGGGACGTACATTATTTTTCCCTATGATATCCGCGAAGAGTTTGGTAAAGGTCGTGTAAAAGTTCAAGTCGATTTTGAAGGAATTCCCTATGAAGGAAGTATTGTGAATATGGGAGTAAAAGACAGAGATGGCAATATTTGCTATATTATTGGTATTAAAAAAGATATTCGAAATCAACTGAATAAAGAAATAGGAGATACAATCAACGTTAAGGTTCAAGAAAGGAAGGATGATTAA